Proteins from a genomic interval of Rhodothermus marinus:
- a CDS encoding UDP-2,3-diacylglucosamine diphosphatase, giving the protein MLSFRPPAMRTVNYFRTIWISDVHLGTRASRADFLYDFLRHNEADYLYLVGDIFDGWALQRNWYWDPFHNGVLQQILRKARKGTHVVYIPGNHDEFARQYYGLKLDEIVVRPSALHTTVDGRQLLVLHGDEFDGIIRYAPWLSHLGARAYELVLVLNRWYNHVRRRLGLSYWSLSAYLKYRTKRAVQYIADFERAVVAEARKHDVEGVVCGHIHHAELREIGGILYANTGDWVESCTALVEHFDGRLEILHWTPAEVFLNPSGDGRLPDELPALSVPVRP; this is encoded by the coding sequence ATGCTGAGCTTCCGTCCGCCGGCCATGCGCACCGTCAACTACTTCCGCACGATCTGGATTTCCGACGTCCATCTGGGCACGCGGGCCAGCCGCGCCGACTTTCTCTACGACTTTCTGCGCCACAACGAAGCCGACTACCTCTACCTGGTAGGCGACATCTTCGACGGCTGGGCGCTGCAGCGCAACTGGTACTGGGATCCTTTCCATAACGGCGTGCTGCAACAAATCCTGCGCAAAGCCCGCAAAGGCACGCACGTCGTCTACATTCCGGGCAACCACGACGAATTTGCCCGCCAGTACTACGGGCTGAAGCTCGACGAGATCGTGGTGCGGCCGAGTGCCCTGCACACGACCGTGGACGGCCGCCAGCTCCTGGTGTTGCACGGCGACGAGTTCGACGGTATCATCCGCTACGCGCCCTGGCTGTCGCACCTGGGGGCCCGCGCCTACGAGCTGGTGCTCGTGCTCAACCGCTGGTACAACCACGTGCGCCGGCGGCTGGGACTTTCGTACTGGTCGCTTTCGGCCTACCTGAAGTACCGCACCAAACGGGCGGTCCAGTACATCGCCGACTTCGAGCGGGCAGTGGTGGCCGAGGCCCGCAAACACGACGTCGAGGGCGTCGTCTGCGGCCACATTCACCACGCCGAGCTGCGCGAAATCGGCGGCATTCTTTACGCCAACACGGGCGACTGGGTGGAAAGCTGCACGGCCCTGGTGGAGCACTTCGACGGACGACTGGAAATCCTGCACTGGACGCCCGCCGAGGTGTTTCTGAATCCGTCCGGCGACGGCCGGCTCCCGGACGAACTCCCGGCCCTGAGCGTGCCCGTCCGGCCATGA
- a CDS encoding T9SS type A sorting domain-containing protein translates to MNKRLTTLLLLLAWPLLGRAQNVVTVTDADIGPGDQVTWTSDNVYVLDGFVFVEEGATLTIEPGTVIKGKPGTGENASALIIARGARIYAEGTPDRPIIFTAEADPLDGSFDASIRGQWGGLIILGRARTNLANGEANIEGIPSTETRARYGCVPNNTTPTTIDDCDDNDNSGVLRYVSIRHGGSNIGADNEINGLTLGAVGSGTTIEYVEVFANEDDGFEFFGGTVNTRYLVAAFCGDDAFDYDEGFRGKGQFWFAIMPPDVGNRAGEHDGGRDPEDGQPYAIPVIYNATYIGSGAASGNADNNTFVFRDNAGGKYLNAIFTDFGNIGVQVEDVEGVDVDSRQRLEQGDLVLAHNIWWGFGAGNELADFAPQDFVQQHLQANNNFVEDPMLRGISREADGGLDPRPAPNSPALTRPRAPYPENDDFFTPVDYIGAFGPDELWIKGWTKLAQLGILTALEHDARTIPAAVALQAGYPNPFRSATTLTFALDRAQRVRLAVYDLLGREVARLVEGVRPAGTYRFTLEGARLAAGTYLVRLETESGVQVRTLTRLP, encoded by the coding sequence ATGAACAAACGCCTTACCACCCTGCTGCTCCTGTTGGCGTGGCCGCTGCTGGGCCGCGCCCAGAACGTGGTGACGGTGACCGACGCCGACATCGGTCCGGGCGATCAGGTCACCTGGACCAGCGACAACGTCTACGTCCTCGACGGCTTCGTCTTCGTCGAAGAAGGCGCCACGCTCACCATCGAGCCCGGCACCGTCATCAAAGGCAAACCCGGCACCGGCGAAAACGCCTCCGCGCTCATCATCGCACGCGGGGCCAGAATCTACGCCGAAGGGACACCCGACCGCCCCATCATCTTCACGGCCGAAGCCGATCCGCTCGACGGCAGCTTCGACGCCTCTATCCGCGGTCAGTGGGGCGGTCTGATCATCCTCGGGCGCGCCCGCACCAACCTCGCCAACGGCGAGGCCAACATCGAAGGCATTCCCTCTACCGAAACGCGCGCCCGCTACGGCTGCGTTCCGAACAACACCACCCCCACCACCATCGACGACTGCGACGACAACGACAACTCCGGCGTGCTCCGCTACGTCTCCATCCGCCATGGCGGCTCCAACATCGGCGCCGACAACGAAATCAACGGCCTCACGCTCGGCGCCGTCGGCAGCGGCACGACGATCGAGTACGTGGAGGTTTTCGCCAACGAAGACGACGGCTTCGAATTCTTCGGCGGCACCGTCAACACCCGCTACCTCGTGGCCGCCTTCTGCGGCGACGACGCCTTCGACTACGACGAGGGCTTCCGCGGCAAAGGCCAGTTCTGGTTTGCCATCATGCCTCCCGATGTGGGGAACCGCGCCGGCGAACACGACGGCGGCCGCGACCCCGAAGACGGCCAGCCCTACGCCATCCCCGTCATCTACAACGCGACCTACATCGGCTCGGGCGCGGCTTCCGGCAACGCCGACAACAACACGTTCGTCTTCCGTGACAACGCCGGCGGCAAATACCTCAACGCCATTTTTACCGACTTTGGCAACATCGGCGTTCAGGTGGAAGACGTCGAGGGCGTCGACGTGGACAGCCGCCAGCGGCTGGAGCAGGGCGATCTGGTGCTGGCCCACAACATCTGGTGGGGCTTCGGAGCCGGCAACGAGCTGGCCGACTTTGCGCCCCAGGATTTCGTGCAGCAGCACCTGCAGGCCAACAACAACTTCGTCGAAGACCCCATGCTGCGCGGCATCAGCCGCGAGGCGGACGGTGGTCTGGATCCGCGGCCGGCCCCGAACTCCCCGGCGCTGACGCGCCCGCGCGCACCCTATCCCGAAAACGACGACTTCTTCACGCCGGTGGACTACATCGGCGCCTTCGGACCGGACGAGCTCTGGATCAAGGGCTGGACCAAACTCGCCCAACTCGGCATTCTGACGGCGCTGGAGCATGACGCCCGGACGATTCCGGCCGCCGTGGCCCTGCAGGCCGGCTACCCGAATCCGTTCCGGTCCGCCACGACGCTTACGTTCGCGCTGGACCGGGCGCAACGGGTGCGGCTGGCCGTCTACGACCTGCTCGGCCGCGAAGTGGCCCGGCTGGTCGAAGGTGTCCGCCCGGCCGGCACCTACCGGTTTACCCTTGAGGGCGCCCGCCTGGCGGCCGGCACCTATCTGGTTCGCCTCGAAACCGAGTCGGGCGTGCAGGTCCGGACGCTGACGCGCCTGCCCTGA
- a CDS encoding glycosyltransferase family protein produces MTDRPLRVLFVVQGEGRGHLTQALTLRRWLTEAGHEVAAVLVGRSQERRLPAFFLEKIQAPVHEFASPNFAFDRRFRGIRPGRTLVRNLLHLPEFQRSLHRLHEAVQDVAPDLVVNFYEVLIGLLYRRAKLQPPLVCIAHQYFFLHPDYPFPPGFPLQRRLVRLFTRLTAPPGARKLALSFYEAPDLPERRLFVVPPLLRPELFELPLDRTENFLLVYLLNRGYADDLIRWHTRHPEIGLHVFWDNTERPDGWSPHPGLVFHHLNDRLFLEKMARCRGVVTTAGFETVAEALYLGKPVLMVPVEGHFEQRCNAHDAERFGAGIWSPRFELDRLLAFLPHYRSPLAAFRRWVAQAPMKILPHLTASTLRPVA; encoded by the coding sequence ATGACGGACCGTCCACTCCGGGTGCTGTTCGTGGTGCAGGGCGAAGGACGCGGTCACCTGACCCAGGCGCTGACGTTGCGTCGCTGGTTGACCGAGGCCGGCCACGAAGTGGCGGCCGTGCTGGTAGGACGAAGCCAGGAACGCCGGCTGCCCGCGTTCTTTCTGGAAAAAATCCAGGCGCCCGTCCACGAATTTGCCTCGCCCAACTTCGCCTTCGATCGACGCTTCCGGGGCATTCGGCCCGGCCGCACCCTTGTTCGCAACCTGCTGCACCTTCCGGAATTTCAGCGAAGCCTGCACCGACTGCACGAAGCCGTTCAGGACGTGGCGCCCGATCTCGTCGTCAATTTCTACGAAGTGCTGATCGGCCTGCTCTATCGCCGGGCAAAGCTTCAACCGCCGCTGGTCTGCATCGCCCACCAGTATTTTTTCCTGCATCCGGACTATCCCTTTCCGCCGGGCTTCCCGCTACAGCGCCGGCTGGTCCGGCTGTTCACGCGGCTGACGGCCCCACCGGGTGCCCGCAAGCTGGCGCTGTCGTTCTACGAGGCACCCGATCTTCCCGAGCGCCGGCTCTTCGTCGTGCCGCCGCTGCTGCGCCCCGAACTCTTCGAACTGCCGCTGGATCGGACCGAGAACTTCCTGCTGGTCTATCTGCTCAACCGGGGCTATGCCGACGATCTGATCCGCTGGCACACCCGCCATCCCGAAATCGGCCTGCACGTCTTCTGGGACAATACGGAGCGGCCCGACGGCTGGTCGCCCCATCCCGGACTGGTTTTCCACCACCTGAACGACCGACTCTTTCTGGAAAAAATGGCCCGCTGTCGCGGCGTGGTTACGACGGCCGGCTTCGAGACCGTGGCCGAGGCGCTCTACCTGGGCAAACCTGTGTTGATGGTGCCCGTCGAAGGCCACTTCGAGCAGCGCTGCAACGCACACGACGCCGAGCGCTTCGGCGCGGGCATCTGGAGTCCCCGCTTCGAACTGGACCGACTGCTGGCGTTTCTACCGCATTACCGGAGTCCTTTGGCCGCCTTTCGTCGCTGGGTGGCACAGGCCCCTATGAAAATTCTTCCCCACCTGACAGCCTCCACCCTGCGGCCGGTTGCGTAA